A window of Staphylococcus sp. 17KM0847 contains these coding sequences:
- a CDS encoding sodium:alanine symporter family protein, translating to MLEILEKINGLLWGAPSLILLSGTGLFLTFVLKGMQFTKLLHAFKLAFIPDKKDAESEGDISNFKALMTSLAGMIGNGNIAGVATAVTLGGPGAVFWMWVVGLLGMTTKYAEALLAMKYREQNANGEYSSGPMYYIEKGLGQRFKFLAVAFAMFGAFAALGIGNSVQSNTIADVMTNSFNVSGFITGIILAILISLIIFGGLKRISNVAGVFVPMMAIFYIGAAVTIIIINYDKIIPAFGLIFQYAFTPVSAAGGFTGIMVMQAVQNGVSKGIFSNEAGLGTVALISGNAKSGHPAIQALVAMTGTFIVTIVVCTMTALVLLVTGFWDPTGGLLSGVQHDPNLEAGALTSVAFGSSLGTLGEYVVSLSVIFFGFSTIIAWFVYGAKCFEYLFGVKYVMLYGVVYVAATFIGTVADLRTVWLFADTANAMMMIPNLIGILLLYKVIRKETDDYFKPSTRRA from the coding sequence TTCTGAAAGGAATGCAGTTTACTAAGTTATTACATGCATTTAAACTGGCTTTTATTCCTGACAAAAAAGATGCTGAAAGCGAAGGAGATATTAGTAACTTTAAAGCATTAATGACATCACTTGCCGGTATGATTGGAAATGGGAACATCGCAGGGGTAGCGACTGCAGTGACGCTAGGTGGTCCCGGAGCAGTCTTCTGGATGTGGGTTGTTGGCTTACTCGGCATGACAACAAAATACGCCGAAGCCCTACTTGCGATGAAATATCGTGAACAAAATGCGAATGGTGAATATTCGAGTGGTCCGATGTACTACATAGAAAAAGGATTGGGGCAACGATTTAAATTTTTAGCTGTTGCCTTTGCAATGTTTGGCGCATTTGCAGCATTGGGCATCGGCAATAGCGTACAATCTAATACAATCGCCGATGTCATGACTAATTCATTCAATGTCAGTGGCTTTATTACAGGTATTATTTTAGCTATTTTAATCTCACTCATTATTTTCGGTGGGTTGAAACGTATCAGTAACGTAGCAGGGGTTTTCGTACCTATGATGGCTATTTTCTATATCGGGGCAGCTGTTACAATTATTATTATCAACTATGACAAAATCATTCCAGCATTTGGATTGATTTTCCAATATGCATTCACACCTGTATCTGCTGCAGGCGGTTTTACAGGCATTATGGTAATGCAAGCTGTACAAAATGGTGTATCAAAAGGGATCTTTTCAAACGAAGCCGGACTCGGTACAGTTGCACTTATTTCAGGTAATGCCAAATCAGGTCATCCTGCGATTCAAGCACTTGTCGCTATGACAGGTACATTTATTGTAACGATCGTCGTGTGTACAATGACTGCCCTCGTATTACTTGTAACAGGTTTCTGGGATCCAACAGGCGGCTTATTATCTGGCGTTCAACATGATCCTAATTTAGAAGCTGGCGCATTAACAAGTGTTGCATTTGGTTCAAGCCTCGGTACACTGGGTGAGTATGTCGTATCACTCTCTGTTATCTTCTTTGGCTTTTCAACAATTATCGCTTGGTTTGTATATGGTGCAAAATGTTTCGAATATCTATTCGGTGTGAAGTATGTTATGCTTTACGGCGTTGTTTATGTTGCTGCAACTTTTATTGGCACAGTGGCAGACTTACGTACAGTATGGCTCTTTGCAGATACAGCCAATGCTATGATGATGATTCCAAACTTAATTGGTATTTTACTATTGTATAAAGTCATCCGAAAAGAAACTGATGATTACTTCAAACCCTCTACACGTAGAGCATAA